GTTGGGTCTGGGGCTTTTCTTGTTGGTATGATGCATGAAATTGTAAAGCTAAGGCAATTGCTTTCGGTTTATAAAAGTAGCACAGGCATTCCTGAAAGTAGCACAGGCACAGGCATTTCTGCCTGTGATACTTACGGTGAAGGTGAGTTAAAAATCACGCGACGTAATCTTCCTCATTGGACCAAACCAGGTTCTATCTATTGGGTTACCTTTCGGTTAGCAGATTCCCTACCGCAGGAAAAACTACGCCAATGGAAAGAAGAATACGAGATGTGGTTAAAGCGTAATCCTAAGCCATGGAACGAAAAGCAGTGGAAAGAATACAATGAAAAATTTGGTGAGCGAATAGAAAAGTGGTTAGATAGTGGCTACGGTTCCTGTATTTTGGCAAAACCAGAAGTTCGTGAAATATTAAAAGAATGTCTTTTCAAGTTTGATAAAGAACGATACTTAATACATGCGGTAGTTATAATGCCCAATCATGTCCATTTATTAATAGAGCCATTTTCTGGATATTCTCTTTCAGAATTATTAAAAGGCATAAAAGGAGCAAGTGCATACTATATCAATAAACTTCTCAATTCCACTGGTAATAAAGTTTGGATGGAAGAATCCTATGACCATATTGTCAGGAGTGAAAAAGAATATCTCCGCTTTGTTCAGTATATTATAGATAATCCGAAAAAAGCTAACTTACCTGATGATAAATACTGGCTGTATGTATCACAAACAGCAATGTCTGTGGTACATGGTGTAAAACAGGCAATCTTGCCTGTAAGTGAGAAAGAAACACAGAAAGGAACTTTACAGACAGGAATGTCTTCACAGACAGGAATGTCACAACAGACAGGAATGTCTGTGCTACATTATGACCTTAAGCGCCACTGTATTGAGAATTCCCTTTATGGAGTTGATATAGACCCTGGAGCTGTTGAGGTGTGTAGGCTGAGGTTTTGGCTTTCTTTAGTGGTGGATGAGGAAGATTTTTATAGCATAAAACCGCTTCCTAACCTTGATTATAAGGTGGTGCAAGGTGATTCGCTTTTGGGAGTTGAAAAAAATCTGTTCAATCAGGAAGATTTTAGAAAGTTAGAGGAGCTTAAAAAGAAATATTTTAACGAGGCTAACCCAAGGCAAAAGCAAAACTACAAGAGACAGATTGACGAGCTGATTTATAAAATAACTAACGGGCATAAAGAGTTTGATTTTAGGGTTTATTTTTCTGAGGTGTTTCATGAAAAAGGTGGCTTTGATATTGTGATAGGAAATCCGCCGTATGTAAGGCAAGAAAGAATTAAACACCTAAAACCTAAGCTTGAAAAGGCATACAAAGATTTCTTTGTTTCCACGGCTGATCTTTATACATACTTTTATAAAAAATCCTATGATATCCTGAGAAAAAACGGGGTGCTTTGCTTTATTTCAAGCAACAAGTGGATGAGGGCAAAGTATGGAGAAAAATTGAGAAAGTTTTTGAAAGAAAACACAAAGGTTATTGAAGTTGTGGACTTTTCGGGCTACAGAGTTTTTGAGCAAACTGTGGACACTAATATAATCACTCTTTTGAAATCCAAACCAGAAAAAGGGCATTTGGTAAGCTTTGTTAATGTAGGAAGTGATGTTGATGATGATGTTATAAAATACATCAGAAACAATAAGAAAACCATATTACAAGAGAAACTCTCTGACAGCGCCTGGACACTTGCAGAAGACAAGGTTTTGGCAATAAAAGAAAAGATAGAAAAAATAGGAACACCTTTAAAGGATTGGGATGTGAAAATTTATCGTGGAGTTTTAACAGGTTATAATGAAGCCTTTATTATTGATACAGAAACGAGAAACAAAATCCTTGCTAATTGCAAAACAGAGGAAGAGAGAAAGAGGACAGAAGAGATAATCAAGCCGGTTTTGAGAGGTAGAGATATTGAAAAGTGGAGGTACAAGTGGGCGGGGTTGTGGTTGATTTATATTCCTTGGCATTTCCCTTTACATAATAATCCTAATATTTCTGGAGCTTCAAAGGAGGCTGAAGAAAGACTAAAGCAATTATATCCCTCTCTTTATGAACATTTGCTTAAATACAAGGAAAAACTTTTAAATAGAAATAAGGAAGAAACAGGAATAAGGTACGAATGGTATGCTTTGCAAAGATGGGCATCAGATTACTATCCTGAATTTGAAAAGGAAAAAATTGTGTGGCAGAGGGTGACGCAACAATTCTCATTTTGTATAGTTCCAAAAGGGATTTATGTTCTTGATTCTATGGCTTTTATGGTTGGGAATAATCTTCGCTTTTTAATAGGAGTTCTAAATTCGCGTCTTATTGACTATTATATAAGAACTTATGTCCATCAATATGCTGATAAAGGTTTTCTACTTTCCAACCAATATGTAGAACGCATACCCATTCCCAAAGTCCCCTCATCCCAACAAAAACCAATCATTGACCTTGTGGATAAGATACTTGAATGTACCACAGGCACTTTTGCCTGTGATTATAAAAACACAGACAAGAATGTCCATGCTACATCTGACTATGAAACAAACCAGCAAAAGCAAGCCAGAGTAAAAGAACTTGAAAAACAACTTGACCAGCTTGTTTATAAACTTTATAATTTAACAGAGGAAGAAATTAATATTATAGAAGGAAATAAAATATGATGAATAACGTTCTTGATGACATTGTCTTTGACGCTCTTGGCTTAACAGAAGAAGAACGAAAGAGGTCTACTGGGCAGTTGCTGAGCTTGTAAAAACAAGATTAGAAAAAGCGAGGAGTGTGTGAGGATGAAAGAATATCGTTTAAAAGAGGTCTCAAAGGCAAAACATATAATTCTTGAAAAATATTTTCCAGCTTGGGCAAGAATCTTGAAATCAAAACATCAAACACTAATCTATGTTGACTGCTTTGCTGGATCGGGTCGATATTCATCTGGAGAAGAAGGTTCACCTCTCATTGTAGCTCGTAAAGCGAATGAACTTATTGAAAAAGACAAATCTATGAAGTTTTATCTTATTTTCGTTGAAAAGAATAAAAAGAGTGCCCAAGAATTAGAAAAGCAGTTAAAGTCTTACGAAAGAGAAAATGTGAAAATCTTTGTTTTTAATGAGGACTCGCACGATTTTGTTCCTGAATTACTTGAAAAAATTCCTAAAAATATTCCCGCATTCTTCTTTATTGATCCTTACGGACATCCATTATCAATTCCTGTAATTAACAAAATTCTAAGTATGCAAAGAAAAGAAATTTTATTAAACTTAATGTGGTATGCTATCAATATGCATCTAAATAACCCTAAAGCTGAGCAAACTATAAATAGAATGTTTGGAAATACTGACTGGAAAAATCAAAACTTTATTAGGAAAGAAAGAGAAAATAATTTTGTTGAATATTTTATAAGGCAAGTAAATGCAAAGTATAACTTTAAATTTCGCATTCGCTTTAGTCCAGAAGACAAAGTACACGGAGGAGAAAACAGAACCAAATACTACTTAATCCATTTTGCAAATCATGAAAGAGCTATTTTACTCATGAAGGAAGTTATGTGGACAATAGGAGATGAAGAAGGAACTTTTGATTACTCCGCTTCCCATCAAGAAATATTATTTAGTAGGACTCCGACTGTGGAACAACTAGAAGATGTTCCAGCTCACTTTATTAAAAGTGTCTTTGAAGTGATGAATCGGGCTAAACATCTTACTTTTCAGGTTTTGACAAAAAGGTCAGAGCGACTCCTTGAAATAAGCAAAGAGCTTGAATGGACAGAAAACATATGGATGGGGGTTTCCGTTGAAAACTCAAATTACATTTACAGAATAAATTATCTTCTGCAAACGCCAGCCAAGATTAAATTCATCTCATTTGAGCCACTCTTAGGACCTATTTACGAATTCCCAACAAAGGGGATTGATTGGGTTATTGTTGGAGGTGAATCGGGTCCAAATGCAAGACCTATGTTAAAGGAATGGGTAATGGAGATTTACCGCATCTGCAGAGAAAACAATATACCATTCTTTTTTAAGCAATGGGGTGGCGTATCTAAACGGAAAAACGGAAGAGAACTCAATGGAAAAATTTATGAGGAATATCCTTACGCTAAAAAACAAGGTTAGAAAAAGCAAGGAGTGTGTGAGAGATGAATAGAGAAAAAATCACAAGAAAAGATGAAGTTATTGAAAAACTCAGAGAAAATATGGGTAAGCTTAGAGAATTTGGAGTTAAAAGAATAGGCATCTTTGGTTCAGTTGTTAAAGAAGCTCTCAGAACTGATAGCGACATTGATTTAATTGTTGAATTTGAAAGAGGAAAAGCGACCTTTAAGAATGTCTCTGGACTTATTGATTTTCTTGAAGATTTATTTGGGAGAAAGGTTGATATTCTCACGCCAGATGGTATCGCTTCCATCAGAATTTCACATATAAGACATCAAATAGAAAGAGAAATTGAATATGTATAAGAGGGGAGATAGAGAATTTGTCTTAGATATGCTTTTTGCATGTAATAAAATTATGAACTACACAAAAGGTCTAACTTATGAAGATTTCAAGAAAAATGAAATGGTTATTGACGCCGTAACCAGGAATATAGAAATTCTTGGAGAAGCTTCTAAATCCATTTCAGATGGTCTTAAAAATAAATACCCTGAGGTTGGCTGGAAAGAGATAGCAAGAACTCGCGATAAAATAATCCACTTTTATTTTGGTATTAATCTTGAAATAATATGGGACATTGTTATAGAAGATATACCTAAGCTTAAAACTGAGCTTGAAAAGATCATTAAATTAGAAGGTTGGAGTTTATAACGGTGAAAACAATAGACCTAAACCATCTTGGCGAAAAATGGCTTGAACTAAAAAAACAGAGAATGCAAAACCTTTTAAAGATTGCCCTTACCGATGAAGCGCTTTACAGAGAAATAATGATATCGCTTGGCTATTCCAAAAATAAGGTGAACTTTCTTGAACTTGCTATAATTACTCCATACTCAGAAATAAGAAAACTAAAAGAAAAATCCATTATAGAAAAAGCACTTTTGTATAGAGCCGGATTTATAGATGATAAAAATGGCTTGCCGGATGACTTTGATTTCTCGTTGAGGATGGATAAATCTGTATGGATTTACAAAGGAATAAGACCTGCAAATTTTCCAGAGAAAAGAATTGAGGGTATATCGGTTCTTCTATCAAAAACTACTGAATGTGGTCTTGTGAATTTCTTTTTGGAGAGAATAAAGTCAGAGATAGGGAGTAAAAATCTCAAAAAATCTCTTAAAAGCATAATGAATTTTGAAGGGATTGGGTTATCAAGGAAGGAAGAGATGTTTTTTAACACAATCATGCCTTTTATGATGGTTTACTCGCAGGATGATGAGGTGCAGAATTTTTTAAGGTTCATGTTTGAAAACTATCCGCCACTGTCCGAAAACAGCCTTATCAAATCTTTTAGGCTGAGTTATCCGGAAGTCAAAATAGAGAACTTAAAAACTTATATGGGCGCTATACTGTTTCAAAAAACAAACCCAGGTCAAAGCTCTTGAAAACCAAATTAACATGAATAACAGCCTTGAGGACTTCCTTGTATAATAAATATCCCATGAAAGACATAGGCAAGTATGATCACAAAGCTGTAGAAAGCAAGCACTCAAGAAGGTGGATAGAGTCCGCCATATACAGCTCCGGCTCTGACCAAAGGGAAGAGAAGTTTTCGGTAGTTATACCACCCCCTAATGTGACGGGCTCTCTTCACATGGGTCATGCTCTCAATGCCACGCTTCAGGACATGGTATGCAGGTGGCAGAGGATGATGGGTAAAAAGGTGGTGTGGGTGCCGGGGTTTGACCATGCGGGCATAGCAACGCAGTATGTGGTGGATAAAAAACTGCAGCAAGAAGGCAAAGACAGATTGGAGGTAGGAAGGGAAGAGTTTTTAAAAGAGGTCTGGAAGTGGGTGCCGATCTCAAGAGGTGCCATAAGGGAGCAACTGGAAAAGCTTGGGGTGAGCGTAGACTGGAAGAGGGAGCGATTTACCCTTGACGAGGGATTTTCGAGGGCTGTAAGGTATGCCTTTAGGAAGCTTTACGAGGATGGGCTCATATACAGGGGTGAGTACATAGTAAACTGGTGTCCCAATGACCTGACGGCTCTTTCGGACTTGGAGGTGGAGCACGAGGAGGAGGATGGAAAGCTATACTACATAAAGTATCCTCTGGAGGATGCAAGCGGGTACATAACGGTTGCCACCACAAGACCAGAGACCATGCTGGGAGATACTGCGGTGGCGGTTCATCCTCAGGACGAAAGATACAAGCACCTGGTGGGCAAAAGGGTAAGGCTTCCGTTGGTAAGCTGGAAGAGAAAAGCTATGTCCGGAGAGGAAGTTTCTGAATACATACCCATAGTGGCAGATGAGAGCGTGCTTTCTGATTTTGGTACCGGTGCGGTCAAAATAACTCCTGCGCACGACCCTACGGACTTCCAGATAGGAAAGAGGCATAACCTGCCTTTTGTGCAGGTGATGGACCAGCATGCGCGCATGAACGAAAATGCGGGAGAGTTTGCAGGCTTGGACAGATACGAGGCAAGGCAGCAAATAGTTAAAAGGCTTGAAGAGTTGGGACTTCTTGAGAAGGTAGAAGACCACAGGCACGCGGTGGGTAAATGCTACAGGTGCAAAACCACCTTGGAGCCTATGGTTTCTGTGCAGTGGTTTGTTAGGGTTTCTGACGAGAGGATAAAGAAGGCAGCCATAAAGGTGGTGGAGGAGGGTAAGATAAGGTTTATACCGGAAGGCTGGAAGAAGATTTACCTTCAGTGGATGGAAAACCTCAAAGACTGGTGCATATCGCGGCAGATATGGTGGGGACACAGGATACCTGTCT
The DNA window shown above is from Hydrogenobacter thermophilus TK-6 and carries:
- a CDS encoding HepT-like ribonuclease domain-containing protein, producing the protein MLFACNKIMNYTKGLTYEDFKKNEMVIDAVTRNIEILGEASKSISDGLKNKYPEVGWKEIARTRDKIIHFYFGINLEIIWDIVIEDIPKLKTELEKIIKLEGWSL
- a CDS encoding DUF5131 family protein, coding for MKEYRLKEVSKAKHIILEKYFPAWARILKSKHQTLIYVDCFAGSGRYSSGEEGSPLIVARKANELIEKDKSMKFYLIFVEKNKKSAQELEKQLKSYERENVKIFVFNEDSHDFVPELLEKIPKNIPAFFFIDPYGHPLSIPVINKILSMQRKEILLNLMWYAINMHLNNPKAEQTINRMFGNTDWKNQNFIRKERENNFVEYFIRQVNAKYNFKFRIRFSPEDKVHGGENRTKYYLIHFANHERAILLMKEVMWTIGDEEGTFDYSASHQEILFSRTPTVEQLEDVPAHFIKSVFEVMNRAKHLTFQVLTKRSERLLEISKELEWTENIWMGVSVENSNYIYRINYLLQTPAKIKFISFEPLLGPIYEFPTKGIDWVIVGGESGPNARPMLKEWVMEIYRICRENNIPFFFKQWGGVSKRKNGRELNGKIYEEYPYAKKQG
- a CDS encoding Eco57I restriction-modification methylase domain-containing protein, with the translated sequence MNREQAKRLVIETFENPFDEKKFIEFIANLLKTYDRSKALEPRSGIQGITERYLDFISSWKRIGRYEDEDGRKIDILIVYLKKETSLYRARTAQRNFVAEYLQGKLGTDSKKYAALVAFVSSPEDWRFSLVKMDYKFVGGRVKEEFTPAKRFSFLVGKNEKSHTAQSRFLPLLESDKYPTLEDLEEAFNVEVVTEEFFRKYRDLFIRTKLELDKIVQTNPKVRQEFENKNINTVDFAKKLLGQIVFLYFLQKKGWFGVKRGASWGSGPKDFIRRLFNGEYGKYDNFYNDILEPLFYEALRTDRSADDHYYSRFNCKIPFLNGGLFDPINNFDWVNVDILLPNELFSNKNKTKEGDIGDGILDVFDRYNFTVNEEEPLEKEVALDPELLGKIYEKLNAIRPDNFDEYVKVLKSGKKGDETKFNKEYGVYYTPREIVHYMCQESLINYLETELAGKVKREDLEKFVRYADLFLEHERTAFEKRERIERGEQKETKYEHRIPESIIQNAELIDKLLADIKVCDPAVGSGAFLVGMMHEIVKLRQLLSVYKSSTGIPESSTGTGISACDTYGEGELKITRRNLPHWTKPGSIYWVTFRLADSLPQEKLRQWKEEYEMWLKRNPKPWNEKQWKEYNEKFGERIEKWLDSGYGSCILAKPEVREILKECLFKFDKERYLIHAVVIMPNHVHLLIEPFSGYSLSELLKGIKGASAYYINKLLNSTGNKVWMEESYDHIVRSEKEYLRFVQYIIDNPKKANLPDDKYWLYVSQTAMSVVHGVKQAILPVSEKETQKGTLQTGMSSQTGMSQQTGMSVLHYDLKRHCIENSLYGVDIDPGAVEVCRLRFWLSLVVDEEDFYSIKPLPNLDYKVVQGDSLLGVEKNLFNQEDFRKLEELKKKYFNEANPRQKQNYKRQIDELIYKITNGHKEFDFRVYFSEVFHEKGGFDIVIGNPPYVRQERIKHLKPKLEKAYKDFFVSTADLYTYFYKKSYDILRKNGVLCFISSNKWMRAKYGEKLRKFLKENTKVIEVVDFSGYRVFEQTVDTNIITLLKSKPEKGHLVSFVNVGSDVDDDVIKYIRNNKKTILQEKLSDSAWTLAEDKVLAIKEKIEKIGTPLKDWDVKIYRGVLTGYNEAFIIDTETRNKILANCKTEEERKRTEEIIKPVLRGRDIEKWRYKWAGLWLIYIPWHFPLHNNPNISGASKEAEERLKQLYPSLYEHLLKYKEKLLNRNKEETGIRYEWYALQRWASDYYPEFEKEKIVWQRVTQQFSFCIVPKGIYVLDSMAFMVGNNLRFLIGVLNSRLIDYYIRTYVHQYADKGFLLSNQYVERIPIPKVPSSQQKPIIDLVDKILECTTGTFACDYKNTDKNVHATSDYETNQQKQARVKELEKQLDQLVYKLYNLTEEEINIIEGNKI
- a CDS encoding DUF2851 family protein — its product is MKTIDLNHLGEKWLELKKQRMQNLLKIALTDEALYREIMISLGYSKNKVNFLELAIITPYSEIRKLKEKSIIEKALLYRAGFIDDKNGLPDDFDFSLRMDKSVWIYKGIRPANFPEKRIEGISVLLSKTTECGLVNFFLERIKSEIGSKNLKKSLKSIMNFEGIGLSRKEEMFFNTIMPFMMVYSQDDEVQNFLRFMFENYPPLSENSLIKSFRLSYPEVKIENLKTYMGAILFQKTNPGQSS
- a CDS encoding nucleotidyltransferase family protein; the protein is MNREKITRKDEVIEKLRENMGKLREFGVKRIGIFGSVVKEALRTDSDIDLIVEFERGKATFKNVSGLIDFLEDLFGRKVDILTPDGIASIRISHIRHQIEREIEYV